A stretch of DNA from Roseovarius sp. W115:
AAGCTCTTCCCCAACAGCGCATGCGCCATGGCCGAGCATTCGATATGCCAGCCGGGACGACCCCTACCCATTTTTTTGCCTCCCACAACCGGCCCGTCCCATCCGGGCAGATCATCCGAGGATGGCTTCCAGAGGACAAAATCCATCGGGTCTTCTTTGAACGGCGCGACCTCGACCCGGGCACCGGCGATCATGTCATCGACAGAGCGGCCCGAGAGCTTGCCATAGGCTTCATAAGAGCGCACGCGGAAGAGCACATGGCCTTCGGCAGCATAGGCATGGCCATCGGCGATGAGCTTTTCGATCATCGCCACCATCTGCGGGATGTATTGCGTCGCGCGCGGCATGTGATCAGGCTCCAGCGCGCCAAGGGCGGCCATATCATCCAAAAACCACTGAGTGGTCTCCGCCGTGATGTCACCAATCGCACGTCCGCTCTCGGCCGCACGCGCGTTAATCTTGTCATCCACATCCGTGAAGTTGCGCACATAGGTGACGTTTTTGTCCCCGTAAACATGCCGCAAGAGCCGGTTGAGCACGTCAAAAACCACCACGGGACGCGCGTTGCCCAGATGGGCGCGGTCATAGACGGTCGGGCCGCAGACATACATGCGCACATCCTTGGGATCGAAAGGTGTGAACACCTCTTTCTTCCGGCTCGCCGTATTGTGGAGTTTTATCTCCGTTTTTTTCACTTCCATAGCGTCCTCGCGCGCGTGGTCCCGCGGCGGGCTTAGCAACTAAAACATAAGGATGGAATAGAGGACGGCCCGCCTGAGATATCTCAGTCGGTAATGCAGCAGATAATGATGCAGTTCGTCGTCATGGCGCGGTTATATGCTGCCAGGCGCGGTGTGGCAAGCCTCGCTGCGCGCGCGCATCAGAACAAGCCTGCCTCCGACACAAATGTCTCACCGCGGGCGTGCACCGGGTTATCGCGATCCTTATAGAGCAAATCGAACTTGGCATTGAAACGGTCCAGATCCGCCTGGCTCAACTCTTTCCCGGCCGCAAGGCCCTTTTGTCGGAAAACAGCGTAGATGTCGGAGTTGCCAAGCTCAACAAGCGCAGCCTCTGCGACATTGCAAATTCGGGCGCCGTTGAGCTCATTGTTAATGATATCCGGGACAGTCGCACTCATGCAGTCCATGACAAAACCACGCCAATCAGCGCCAAGGTTCGTATCCACGGTCGCCACTGCAGGAAGACTGACCCCTGCGGCCTTTGCGAGACCTTCTTCAAGATGCCGCAGGCGCGGACCATCGCAGCGGTCTTGCGAGATCAAGTCGCGCACGGCCACAAATCGGCGATTATTCACATTGTCTGAATAATAACGCACCGTTTTTCGGGCCAGTTGTGCAAATTCCGGGCGGACTTTAAGCACCTTTTCGAACGTGTCAGTTTCTTGAGATTTGATAGTGCCAAACCCGTCTTTGGTCGTTGTCGTCGAGGTAATGGAAATCGGGATGACCACTGCATCAGGCCCGTGGCATCCCGCCACGTGATAGGATAGTGCAAACAAAATGCGCATGGCGGCATCGGCCATATCGGCTGTGTTAACGGTTGTCGCTTCATGTCGCCAAAGCGCTTTCATCGTTGCATCGTTCGCAAGATGTTTCATGGCAGGGGGCAAAGGCGGCGGCGTCTCGGCCTGAGCAGAGATTACTCCGGTGGCCAATGTGAGCAAAACTGACAGAAAAAGTCTTCGAATATAAGACATAACGCATCCAAATGCACACAGTAGATGTCGACCACCGTCTTACGATCCAGACTGCGCGTCAAGGCTGCCCTATTACGGTTTTGCGCCTTTTGGCATACCGCTCAAAAGAGCATGGCTTGATGTTTGCCGGTAGACCAGATCGTGTTGATGGAGTTCAGTCATACTGCACCACTTCAAATTCGATCCCGTCCGGCCCTTCGAAGTAGAACCGCAGACCCGGCTCATAGTCTTCGCGGTCTGTCCGGCTGTATCCCGCTGCGATCACCCGATCCTCCACCACATCAATGTCCTGCACCACCACACCCACATGATTGAGGCCGGCCACATGGTGGTAGCGTTCAGCCTCGGGATTGAGTGTGTAACTGGGCGCATAGAGAGCCAGATAGCTCTCGTCATCGCCGACATGCACGGTGAAACCGTTGTTCTTGGCCTCGCCCTGCCAGCGGATGTGCCAATCAAAGAGTTCACACAAGGTTGCGGCACTGGCCTTGGGGTCGGGGACGGTGATGTTGATATGTTCAAGAGGCATAGAGAGAATCCTTTGTCTTTGAGTCTGTTTGATTTTCAGCCTACAACCTCAAGTTAACTTGAGATCAAGAGAGAAAATCACAATGCAAAACAGTCGTTTGATCCCTCGTGGTTTGACAATCGGGTATGTCTCGGAGCGCACCGGCCTGCCGCCCTCGGCCATTCGATTCTACGAAGACGAGGGGCTCGTCTTTCCGGATCGCACTGCCGCTGGGCATCGCCGGTACACGCGTGGCGATTTGCGGCGCTTGAGTTTTGTGATGATTTCCCAAGGGCTTGGCTTTTCCATTGCCGAGATTCGCGAGGCACTCTGTGATCTGCCGCAGGATCGCGCGCCAACCAAACGCGACTGGGCACGCATCTCGCAGCGCTTTGGGGCCACGCTGGATGATCGTATTGCCAGGATGCAGAGCCTTCGCGCCCGGCTGGATGGTTGCATCGGCTGCGGGTGTTTGTCGCTTAAGACCTGTGCGCTTTACAATCCGCGCGACCGGGCGGCACGGCGAGGGGCCGGTCCAAGATATCTGATGGGGGATATGCCTGATGCGGCACAAAGCTGAGCATGGCTTGACATCCTCCAAGCGCGCAGGCCAAGTCGCCCGCAAATCGCTTGGCATGGGAGGTGCATCATGGCGCTTTCGAAACGGATCACCGGGCTGACCGGGGGCGGCTCTGACGGCTGGGACGTCTACTACCGGGCCAAGGATATGCAGGCGCAGGGCGTGGATATTGCCATGCTGACCATTGGCGAGCATGACGTTGGCACGGATATCTCAATCCTCGACGCGATGTATGGCGCGGCCAAGGCGGGGCATGTGGGCTATTCGATGTTCACCGGCAACACCAATCTGCGCGAACGGGTGGCAGGTCGTGTCGCGGCGCGCACCGGGGTGCAGACCAAGCCGGAAAACGTGTTGATCGTACCGGGTGGTCAGGCCGGGCTTTTCGCGGCGCATCATGCGGCCTGTGATGAAGGGTATACCGCCCTTTTCATTGACCCCTATTACGCCACCTACCCCGGCACGATCCGGGGCGTGGGCGCGCGCCCGTTGGCGGTACAAGCGCGGGCAGAGCAGGATTTTCAGCCTGATCCGGCGGACATTGCCGCTGTGGCGGACGGGGCCAAGAGCCTTTTGATCAATTCCCCCAACAATCCCACCGGAGCTGTCTATAGCCTTGAAACCATGGAGGGGATTGCCGGGGTGTGCCAGGATCATGACCTTTGGCTCATCTCGGATGAGGTTTATGACACGCAGCTGTGGGAGGGCGAGCATATCAGCGCGCGCACCCTGCCCGGCATGGCGGAACGCACGCTGGTGATTGGATCGCTGTCAAAAAGCCATGCCATGACCGGGAGCCGCATCGGCTGGATCATCGGGCCGGAAGAGGCGATTTTCCATATCGGCAATCTGGCGACGCACACCACCTATGGTGTGGCCGGGTTCGTACAGGAAGCGGCCTATTTCGCGCTGGATCAGGGCGAAGCTTTTGAAGCGCAGATCGCCGAGCCGTTTCGACGCCGGCGGGATCTCGTGCTGGCGCAGGTTGCGGGGCAAAACGTTGTGCGGGCCGTTCCGGCGCAGGGCGCGATGTACGTGATGCTGGATATCCGCGCCACAGGGCTTTCGGGCGAGGATTTCGCCCTGCAATTACTCGATCAGCATCATGTGGCGGTTATGCCGGGCGAAAGTTTTGGCGAAGCTGCCGCCGGCCATGTGCGCGTGGCCCTGACGGTGGCTGATGAACGGCTGGAAGAGGCCATCACGCATCTTATCGACATGGCACAAGGGCTGGCTCAGGCGGCATAGGCCAGTTTTTTCAAACCTGCGACAGCCTGTCGCCTGCCCCTATAACCATGGCGGCATACTTGTCCAATGCATGCAAGCGGGAGAAAGAACATGTTCAAAGGTTTGACAACATCCATCGCCATCATCGTCGGCGGCATGGTTGGCGTGCCAGTGGCGATACTGGCGGCGTTTTAAGACTAAATCGGATCATATCCGAAACCAAAAAAAGGGCAGCCACAGCTGCCCTTTTTCATTTCTTGATACAACAGATCAGCTTTTCTTCTTGCGAAGGCGCAAAGCACCGATGCCGCCGAGACCGCCAAGCAGCAGCAGAGCTGACGCCGGAAGCGGAACGGGAGCAATTTCAGCAACTGAGCTGAAGCCGTCGACAACTGTGACAAAGCCACTGGAGCCGGAGCGGCCATCGCTCAGGAATGCTGTTGCGATTGCACCGCGATCATTGAAGTTGTCGCCGTTGTTGTTGCCCAGACCCGAAATTTCGGCTGAAAAGGTCAGCCGGTTGCCAGGATCAAACACATTGTTGAATGCGGTGATCGTCAGCAGATTGAACAGCGAATTGTCGCTGTCATTCGCATCTGGTCCATCAGAGAAAGAGAACGAGAAGTTCGACTCGGCTGATGCGCCTTCTGGCGTCAGGCCAACAAATCCAAAAGAGTTGTTGTCTCCCGCCGCGTTGGACTCACCCGCGCCCGCAGTCAGATCGATGACCACTTGCGTGAGGCAAGCAATACCCGATCCACATTGCGCAGTTGCACTGCCGCTCGTGACAGTGCCGAAGTCGATTGTGAAATCAATCACGCTCGATCCGTTTCTTGGTCCCCCTGACCTTCGGCCAGAATGGAAACGGTAGAAGCTGCCGCCATTGACACCGCTCCGACGAGCATGCCCCCTGCGACAGCAAGTGTTTTAAGAAAACTCACGTTGAGATCCCCATACTAAAAGTAACAATACGCCCCATGCGCATCACTCTTGAACGTGATTGCCCCCGACATCTTTGCGAAAAGTCCCCAAGTGGTCAGCGACACCCACATCTACACACTCGCAAACCCAGAGCAGTCTCACAAGCAAATATCGCGCATCGGGATCGCGGTTTGGCCATAAAACAAGGTGATATCGCTAACAATTCGGACTTTCACAGCCACCAAACAGATTGTTGGCCTGACTAGGGTTTTTTTGAACCAAAATGCCGACCGCGAAAAGCATGCAAAAAATCCCGCACGAATGTCCCATTTGCGACAAAAGTCGTTTTCAGGCTAGCCTGACCTTGGAAAGGGCGCATGGTATGCGGTCAAAGGGAGGAGCTGGCGATGATGCCACGCTGTAAAATTGCCTTGGTGATCCGCACGATCGGGGCCGAGCGCGGACGCGCGGCGCGGGGGCGTCCGAGTTGGGTTTGATCTGATCACACCCTTTCCCACTCCCTTGCACTAAGGACCCCTTAGATGAATGAACAAACCCCTCGCCGCTCTGGTGGACGTGCTGCGCGCCGCGCCAGCCGTGCGGCCCCGCTCACCGAAGATTTGCGGCCCATTCGCGCAGGCCTTGAAGGCGGGACGTATAAACCGCTGACTGACGCGCAAATCCAGCGCATTCACGACACCGCGCTGGATGCGCTTGAACAGATCGGGCTGGCCGATGCGCCGGAGAGTGGCGTGGCTTACCTTACTGAGGCCGGTGCCATTCAAGGCGAGGATGGCCGCATTCGTTTTCCCCGTGCCCTCGTTGAGGACATGCTGGCCAAGGCGAACCGGTCTGTCACACTATGCAGTCGCGATGGTCAGAACGACATGGAACTCAGCGGCACGCGGGTGCATTACGGCACGGCGGGGGCAGCAGTGCATATGGTCGATGTGACCGGCAATGAATATCGCGAGAGCTTGCTTCAAGATTTGCACGACGCCGCGCGCATCGTGGACGTGCTCGACAATGTACATTTCTGCCAGCGCCCGATGGTGGCCCGCGACATCACCGACAATATGGAGATGGACCTCAACACGGTCTATGCCGCCTCTTGCGGGACGACCAAGCATATCGGCACGTCCTTTACTGAGCCGCATCACGTGCCCCCCGCCCTTGAGATGCTCTACATGATTGCAGGCGGCGAAGATAAGTTCCGCGAGCGCCCCTTCATGAGCAACTCCAACTGCTTCGTCGTGCCCCCGATGAAATTCGCCACGGAATCCTGTCAGGTGATGGAGGAATGCATCAAGGGTGGCATGCCGGTGCTCTTGCTCTCAGCCGGCATGGCGGGGGCCACTGCGCCCTCGACCGTGGCCGGGGCCATCGTGCAGGCGACAGCCGAGTGTCTGGCCGGGCTGGTTTACGTGAATGCCGTCAAAGCAGGTCATCCGGCGATCTTTGGCACCTGGCCGTTTGGCCTTGACCTGCGCACCGGCGCGATGTCCATCGGGTCGGGCGAACAGGCGCTGCTCACAGCAGGCTGCGCGCAGATGCATCAGTTCTACGGCGTGCCCGGCGGTGCGGCTGCGGGCGCCTCGGACAGCAAGATGCCCGACATGCAGGCCGGGTGGGAGCAAATGTGCTCCAACGTCATGGCGGGGCTGTCGGGGCTCAACATGGTCTATGAGGCAGCCGGAATGCATGCCTCACTGCTGGGGTTCTGCCACGAAAGCCTAATCCTGGCCGATGACATCATCGGACAGGCCCTGCGCTGTGTTCGCGGAATCGAGGTGGATGATGAGACCCTCGCGCTCGATCAGATCAAGGAGGTCTGCATGGGTGGCCCGGGGCATTACCTTGGCACCGATCAAACGCTGGGCCGGATGCAGCGCGACCACGTCTATCCCATCTTTGGCGACCGCACCTCCCCCAAGGAATGGGCCGAGAATGGCAAGCCGGATCTGATCGAAAAGGCTGTCGCGCGCAAAGAGGCCATTCTTGGCGAACGGTCTGCGGCGCGGTTTGATCCGGTGCTGGATGCGGAAATCCGGGCGAAGTTTAACATTCATTTGTCGGCGTAAAGAGCGGCACGTTATCCCCAGGTTTAACCCGAGGACCTCTTGGCCAAGAGATCCCCGATCAAGTCGGGGATGACGGGCTGCGTGGGTGGCCGTGCCAGCGACGGACAGGAGGACGGCGCAGCTTCACCCTGATCAGCGCGCTTTATCCCAGCCATGTCTGCTTGCTGAATATTCGGCGCTTATACGCCAACCAAAGCGACGGCCCTTCGGGCCGGTCCGTCGCTGGCACGGCAGGCCTGCGGCCCTCGATTCGGTGCCTTTGTCGCGGTGAATGGGGAGTAAAATGAGCTCTATTCAAAGCTTTGTTACTTATGCATCAATGGCAGAAATGCGGGACAGAATTGCCGTTCCGTAATCTCCGCGATGAGCCGCGCGATGGCCAGACCGCGGGATGGCGACCTACAGGTTTTCCATGCAGTTTATGTCAACCTAATCCGCAAATCCTTTGATTGCCGTGCTGACGTTGACCAATCGCCAGCCCAGGGGGCGGTCTGGCGATCGCGCGGCGGCGCTACGCGCCTTGATTCCGCGCGAGGGGAGTCATTGTGGGCTCAGAGCCGACATCATACCATTAGACTTCCGAAATATGACTGTTACCAATCAAGCGTTAGTACGAAGGTTTATTTCCGACTTATCTCCCAGCCTTCGATTGCAAACAATTATATTGGAGTGAAGATTGTTTCCGTACAAAATACTCATATCGTTGGACACCAAAAAACCTTATGACTGGAACAAATCTGTTCATTTAAATCTTGGTTCTTCCGATGCGGCGCTGCCTTTACTGGTTGGCTTGTGGAACCATCTAATGAATGACAAACCAGTCTTGTTTGAAGCCGTGTTTAGCCCTTTGGACGAAACTAAAGCTGACTTCTCGAAATTGACTGCAGAGGACTTCAAATATTGCCATACGTTTTTGGAAAGTCAGTACAAAGAGCTTATTTTGGGAAGCACGGATCATTTTTCGAACACAACAGCCGAATGCGCAGAAAAAAGTCCAAAGCGTTACAAGAATTCGAAAAATTCATTCAGTTAATGGAAGCGGATTCGAGACTGGTCAGATAACTGAGTATTCCGAAACTAAGGCTCCGACCAGCAGGAAACATTAGTAGCTTCATGTCTGCTTTGGCCTCAAAGCAGCCACCTACCGCTTAACTGAACGATCACGTCAGAGGACGCCCCAAGCCCCCCTTCTACCCCTCAATTCGCCCCAACACTGCCAATATATCCACGCCAGCAATCGCCCCAACCGTTCGCCCGCGCTGTCCTGCCAGCCGTGTGGCAACATAGCCTTCGCTCACCGCAGGGGGCGCGGTGCGGATCAAAACCGACGCCGTCAGCAGCGTCGCCAGACTTTCCACATACCAGCGCGCTTGCCCCTCCTCTGGCAGCTTGGGAAACCTCTGAATATGCGCCTTCAGCGCGGCATCATAACCACGATACTGCCCACCCGCTGTGGCCAATTCCGCACTCAGCACCTCTCCGGCCTCAGGCGCGCGCTGCAGCGTGCGCAGGATGTCGAGGCAGATGACATTCCCCGAACCTTCCCAGATCGAGTTGAGTGGCGCTTCGCGGTAGAGGAGCGGCAGAGGCGTGTCTTCGACATAGCCCATGCCACCCAGGGCCTCCATCGCTTCATAAACGAACCCGGGGCAAAGCTTGTTGTTGAGGTACTTCGCCAAAGCCACACTCAGCCGGGCAAAGGCGCGGTCGGCCTCTGATTTGCGGTCAAAGGCGGCAGCGACATGCATCCCCAAAGCCAGCGCGCCTTCCCAGTCGAGCGCCAGATCAGCCAGCACCGATTGCATGAGCGGCTGATCGATCAACCGGCGCTGAAACGCGCTGCGGTGGCGCGCCCAGTGGGTGGCATGCGCCAGCGCCGCGCGCATGAGCCCCGCCGGAGCCATCGCCGTGTCGAGCCGGGTGTGATGCACCATTTCGATGATCGTCTTGACGCCTGCGCCCTCCTCGCCCAAGGGGTAGGCCAGCGCATCATGATACTCGATCTCAGCCGAGGCGTTGGCGCGGTTGCCCAGTTTGTCCTTGAGACGTTGAATGTGAATGCCATTGCGTTCGCCCTCCAGCCAGCGCGGCACAAGAAAACAGGTCAGCCCACCTGGCGCCTGCGCCAGCGTCAGAAACCCGTCGGACATTGGGGCAGAGCAGAACCATTTATGTCCGCGCAAGCGGTAGCCATCGCGCGTGCGTGTGGCCTGCGTGGTATTGGCACGCACATCCGAGCCACCCTGTTTTTCCGTCATTGCCATGCCAAGCGTCGCGCCGGGCTTCTGCGTCAACGGCTTGGGCGCGCCATCATAGACACGCGACATGAGTTTCGGTCCCCATTCCGTGAACAGCGCCTCATCTACGCTCAGCGCCGGGATAGCGGCATAAGTCATCGTCATTGGACAGCACACGCCCGGCTCCACCTGGCTCATCAAATAGACCATGGCGGCATGGGTGGCATGACCGCCCTTCCCGGCCTCCCATGCAATCGCAGAATAGCCTGCGCCAATTCCGGCCTGCATCAACTGATGATAGCTGGGGTGAAACCGCACCTCATCCAGTCGCCGCCCTCCTGCATCGAAGAGCAGCAACTCAGGCGTGGTGCGGTTCGCCAGGTCCCCCATCTCGACCATGCTGCTCGTGCCGATGGTGTCCGCGAAATGAGCCAGATGCGCGGTGTCGGCCCCGGCGGCGTCCGCATGAGTTTGCAGACCCGGATCGCCCGACCAGAGTGGCAATCCGCGCAACGGCTCAGGCTGGTTGGTCACATCATGTGTGGGCAACGCATCGCACGGCGGCAGATGTGGCATGAAAGACTCTCCTTCAGCCTCCGTTCTACTCATTATGACATTGGTGTGAAAAGGGGATTCACAAAGCGATTCGGGTATGGCAGAGTGTCTGGGCACCGTCCGACAAGAGATGGGCAAAGAGGCAAAGGTGGATCCAGATGACAGCGCTCAAACGACCAGCGATTGGTTTACTTGTGTTCAGTATCATTGCGTTTGGGCTCGCCGCCTATTTTGCCTTTGCCGCGATCCAGGGCGACTACGGCCTGTTCCGCCGAGCGGAAATTGAGGTGGGCGAACAGGTGCTGCGCGAACAGCTGGCCGAGCTTGAAACGCAAGTGGTGCGTATGGAAAACCTGACGCTCCGCCTTTCAGACACGTTTCTCGATCTGGATCTTCTGGACCAACAGGCGCGCGATGTGCTGGGATTGTTGCGGTCAGACGAGATTGTGATCCGTTAACCCCACATGCGCAGAGCGCCAATCCGATCCTCATAGCGCGACTCCGTTCCCAAGGTGCTGCACCATCTCTGGCGCCCTCATTTGAAAGCCATTGCCCAGAGCAGTTCTTGGTATCGGGGTATTTGGAACAAGAAAGAAGCAGGGCGGATACAGCTTCTTTCTTGTGGAAAATACCCAGATCCCACATTTCGAACCGGGTGAACCAATTGGTTTTTGACATGGGTCAAGTTTGCCCAAGTCGCAGCCTGTTATCAGAGATTTAACGCCTGCCCTGCCCCTGCGTCAAAAACTCCCTCGCAAAACGCAACGGTATGTTGTAAAAGATAGTTTAACGCTAAACTATTTCTCTAGCAAAGGAGCCATTTGCCCATGGCCGCCCGAAAAACAACGAAGAAACCAAATGTTTCTGCCGAGGAGCTGAAACAGTTTTACCGCGACATGCTTTTGATCCGTCGATTCGAGGAAAAGGCAGGTCAGCTTTACGGTATGGGTCTGATTGGCGGCTTCTGTCACCTTTATATTGGCCAGGAGGCCGTTGTTGTCGGGCTGGAAGCCAACACCGAAGAAGGCGACAAGCGCATCACCACCTACCGTGATCACGGGCATATGCTGGCCTGTGGGATGAACCCCGATGGCGTCATGGCCGAGCTGACGGGACGCGAGGGCGGCTATTCGCGCGGCAAAGGCGGCTCAATGCACATGTTCAGCCGCGAGAAACACTTCTATGGTGGCCACGGCATCGTAGGCGCTAATGTGCCCCTCGGCGCGGGACTGGCGCTTGCGGATAAATACCTGGGCAATGACCGCGTGACGTTTACCTATTTCGGCGATGGAGCGGCGAACCAGGGACAGGTTTACGAGACGTTCAATATGGCCGCTCTTTGGGAGTTGCCGGTGGTGTTTGTCATCGAGAACAACCACTATGCCATGGGCACGTCGCAGAAACGCTCCACCTCCTCCCCTGACATCTACACCCGCGGGGCCGCCTTTGGTATTCCCGGGGAAGCCGTGGACGGCATGGACGTTCTGGCGGTCAGAGATGCCGGGGCCAAGGCCATCGCGCATTGTCGCGCTGGCAAGGGGCCGTACATCCTCGAAGTCAAAACCTACCGCTACCGCGGTCACTCTATGTCGGACCCGGCCAAGTATCGCACCCGCGAAGAAGTGCAGAAGGTGCGCGAGGAAAAAGACTGTATCGAGAACGTGCGAGAAATGCTCTTGAGCGGCAAACACGCCACCGAGGATGAGCTCAAAGCCATCGACAAAGAGGTCAAGGGAATCGTCAGCGCCAGCGCCGATTTCGCCAAGGAAAGCCCCGAGCCAGCGCTCGAGGAGCTTTGGACAGATATTTACGTAGACGCGTAAGCGACAGAGATTCCAGGAGAATTAAGATATGCCTACAGAAATCCTGATGCCGGCCCTGTCGCCTACGATGGAGGAAGGGACCCTCGCCAAGTGGCTTGTCAAAGAGGGCGACACCGTCGCCTCTGGTGACATCATGGCAGAGATTGAAACCGATAAGGCCACGATGGAATTTGAAGCCGTCGACGAAGGCACGATCGGCAAGATCCTTGTGCCCGAGGGCACCGAAAATGTAAAAGTGAACACAGCGATTGCGGTGCTCTTGGAGGATGGCGAGAGCGCCGATGATATTGGGGAGGCCAGTGCCCCCGCCCCTTCGGCAGAAGCCGTTCCCGCCAGCGCACCGGCCGAGGCGAAGGCACCTGCCGCTGCGCCCGAAGCGCCGACACCCGATGCCAGCCCGGATTGGCCCGAAGGCACCGAGATGACCAAGATGACCGTGCGCGAGGCGCTCAATGCGGCCATGGCCGAAGAGATGCGCGGCGACGAGACGGTCTTTGTCATGGGTGAGGAAGTTGCTGAATACCAAGGCGCTTACAAGATCACTCAGAACCTTTTGGAAGAGTTCGGCGCCAAGCGCGTCATCGACACGCCCATCACCGAGCATGGCTTTGCCGGGATTGGCGTGGGTGCGGCCTGGGGCGGGTTGAAGCCGATTGTGGAGTTCATGACCTGGAACTTTGCGATGCAGGCGATTGACCACATTATCAACTCTGCCGCCAAGACAAACTATATGTCGGGTGGTCAGCTGGGTTGTCCCATCGTATTCCGGGGGCCCAACGGAGCCGCCGCGCGCGTGGGCGCCCAACATTCACAGGATTACGCGGCATGGTATTCGCAGGTGCCGGGCCTTAGAGTGGTGCAGCCCTACTCGGCCGCTGACGCCAAGGGCCTCCTCAAATCTGCCATTCGCGATCCGAACCCGGTCGTGTTCCTCGAAAACGAAATCCTCTATGGCCGCAGTTTTGATGTGCCGGTTCTGGATGACTTCACCATTCCGTTCGGCAAGGC
This window harbors:
- a CDS encoding pyruvate dehydrogenase complex E1 component subunit beta is translated as MPTEILMPALSPTMEEGTLAKWLVKEGDTVASGDIMAEIETDKATMEFEAVDEGTIGKILVPEGTENVKVNTAIAVLLEDGESADDIGEASAPAPSAEAVPASAPAEAKAPAAAPEAPTPDASPDWPEGTEMTKMTVREALNAAMAEEMRGDETVFVMGEEVAEYQGAYKITQNLLEEFGAKRVIDTPITEHGFAGIGVGAAWGGLKPIVEFMTWNFAMQAIDHIINSAAKTNYMSGGQLGCPIVFRGPNGAAARVGAQHSQDYAAWYSQVPGLRVVQPYSAADAKGLLKSAIRDPNPVVFLENEILYGRSFDVPVLDDFTIPFGKASVVRSGEDVTIVSFGIGMQYALEAAEKLAQEGVSAEVIDLRTLRPLDYDTVIASVMKTNRCVTVEEGWPVASIGNHISATLMERAFDYLDAPVVNCTGKDVPMPYAANLEKLALTSTAEVIEAVNQVTYR